In Tachysurus vachellii isolate PV-2020 chromosome 10, HZAU_Pvac_v1, whole genome shotgun sequence, the following proteins share a genomic window:
- the ero1a gene encoding ERO1-like protein alpha, with the protein MRVLLFYIHFSVLVFPVSVSLGSSAAAHRCFCKVTGSLDDCTCDVETIDGFNNKKLFPQLQKLLSSDYFRFYKVNLNNPCPFWTDSGHCGLRDCAVKPCKPNEVPEGLKSSSFKYSLEANQQTKECEMAEKLGAVNSSLSDETRQALLDWNRHDDEADRFCMHDDEDSPDSQYVDLLLNPERYTGYKGPEAWQIWNSIYEENCFKPYTVKRPLNPLVSSSGDSEGRGFYKWLEGLCVEKRAFFRLVSGLHASINVHLSARYLLDDNWFARKWGPNVTEFQLRFDEELTKGEGPKRLRNLYFLYLIELRALAKVLPFFERPSVHLYTGEAEQDKQIKELLLELLHMAKSFPLHFDETTLFAGDKSEAAKLKDDFRRTFKNISRIMDCVGCFKCRLWGKLQTQGLGTALKILFSEKQIETLPQSSSDKPSFQLSRQEIVSLFNAFGRVSTSIRELENFRKLLSEQ; encoded by the exons ATGAGagtgttgttattttatatcCACTTCAGTGTGCTTGTGTTTCCTGTCTCAGTCAGTCTGGGAAGCTCTGCTGCTGCACACAGGTGTTTCTGCAAA GTCACCGGTAGTCTGGACGACTGCACCTGCGATGTGGAAACAATCGATGGCTTCAACAACAAGAAGCTCTTCCCTCAACTCCAGAAACTCCTTTCATCTGACTATTTCAGGTTCTATAAG GTGAATCTAAATAACCCGTGTCCGTTCTGGACGGATAGCGGACACTGTGGTCTCAGAGACTGTGCTGTTAAACCATGCAAACCT AACGAAGTACCCGAGGGGCTGAAATCCAGCAGCTTCAAG tatTCATTAGAGGCCAACCAGCAGACAAAGGAGTGTGAAATGGCAGAGAAGCTCGGCGCTGTTAATAGCTCTCTAAG TGATGAAACCCGGCAGGCTCTGCTCGACTGGAACCGGCACGATGACGAGGCCGACCGTTTTTGCATGCACGATG ACGAAGACTCTCCAGATTCCCAGTATGTCGATCTCCTCCTGAACCCCGAGCGCTATACTGGATATAAGGGTCCTGAGGCCTGGCAGATATGGAACAGTATATATGAAGAGAACTGTTTCAA GCCGTATACAGTCAAACGACCACTGAACCCTCTTGTGTCAAGCAGTG GAGACAGTGAAG GAAGGGGATTCTACAAGTGGCTAGAAG GTCTATGTGTGGAGAAAAGAGCTTTTTTCAGGCTCGTCTCAGGACTGCATGCGAGTATAAACGTGCACCTGAGTGCCAGGTACCTGCTGGATG ATAACTGGTTTGCAAGGAAATGGGGTCCGAACGTCACCGAGTTCCAGCTGAGATTTGATGAAGAACTGACCAAAGGAGAAGGACCCAAGCGTCTCAGGAACCTCTACTTCCTGTATCTGATTGAGCTCCGTGCCTTGGCCAAAGTCCTGCCTTTCTTTGAGCGTCCGTCTGTCCATCTGTACACAGGAGAGGCAGAACAAGACAAGCAGATTAAGGAGCTGCTCTTAGAGCTCCTCCATATGGCCAA GTCTTTCCCATTGCATTTTGACGAGACCACACTGTTTGCAGGTGATAAGTCTGAAGCAGCAAAACTAAAA GATGACTTCAGGCGGACTTTTAAGAACATCTCCAGGATCATGGACTGCGTAGGATGCTTCAAGTGCAGACTGTGGGGCAAACTGCAG ACCCAGGGTTTAGGTACAGCTCTAAAGATCCTGTTCTCGGAGAAGCAAATTGAAACACTTCCTCAGTCCAGCAGCGACAAACCGTCCTTCCAACTGAGTCGACAGGAGATCGTTTCCCTCTTCAATGCTTTCGGGAG agtCTCAACAAGTATTAGAGAACTGGAAAACTTTCGGAAACTATTATCCGAGCAATGA